One stretch of Flavobacterium sp. 9 DNA includes these proteins:
- a CDS encoding DUF5723 family protein: MTYVDEVKDGLDKSTNFNFNAGSPNGASNSWGELGISYAAVLYQNNQHFLKGGLTAKYLQGGANGYVQGKNVNVAFVQNNANPKDGALISNGEVTIGGSQDWEANEDYDFDINSSGFGFDFGLVYEWRPNYEDYDLSRATKVDNNFRDLNKYKLRFGLSVTDIGSINYKNSKIDTYNVTGVVTQQMIDDAHNIYDFLNDHYTKISSSKGVKTNLPTAIHADADWNMYRKFYLNLNGDINMVSKTKLNATSIADRVSLTPRYESRWFSFYVPMTWMEYSGMQVGSGIRLGVFFVGSGSVLSNLVSKESKGADFHLGMKIPVYEKQFKDTDGDGVIDKEDACRKVAGPAKNNGCPWPDSDGDKVFDKDDACPDVKGPAENKGCPWKDTDGDTLLDNVDACPTIAGPVENKGCPWPDTDNDGVLDKDDACPTAAGLVENKGCPVLDADKDGVPDNIDDCPLIVGPADNKGCPKVTKATLDKLKVEAKSIFFVTGKATLSDAKKGETSGRLDAIKEILKNYPNAKFAINGHTDNVGNPKANQKLSEDRAKVVMDALIAKGVNPENLSSQGFGASKPVASNKTASGRAQNRRTEIVYLGNL, from the coding sequence AGCTTCAAATTCATGGGGAGAATTAGGGATTTCGTATGCAGCTGTTTTATACCAAAATAACCAACACTTTCTAAAAGGTGGTTTGACAGCAAAATATTTACAAGGTGGAGCAAATGGATATGTTCAGGGAAAAAATGTCAACGTAGCTTTTGTTCAGAATAACGCAAATCCAAAAGATGGAGCCTTAATTTCTAATGGAGAAGTTACTATTGGCGGAAGTCAGGATTGGGAAGCAAATGAAGATTATGATTTTGATATCAATTCAAGCGGTTTCGGATTTGATTTTGGACTTGTGTACGAGTGGAGACCAAATTATGAAGATTATGATTTAAGCAGAGCGACAAAAGTAGATAATAACTTTCGTGATCTTAATAAATACAAATTACGTTTTGGATTGTCTGTAACGGATATAGGTTCTATCAATTATAAAAATTCTAAAATAGATACTTATAATGTAACAGGAGTTGTAACGCAGCAAATGATTGATGATGCTCATAATATATACGATTTCTTAAATGATCATTATACAAAAATTTCGAGTTCAAAAGGAGTAAAGACAAATTTGCCAACTGCAATTCACGCTGACGCAGATTGGAATATGTACAGAAAATTCTATTTGAATCTTAACGGAGACATTAATATGGTAAGTAAAACCAAGCTAAATGCAACTAGTATTGCTGATCGCGTGAGTTTGACGCCGCGTTACGAAAGCAGATGGTTTAGTTTTTATGTGCCAATGACCTGGATGGAATATAGCGGAATGCAAGTTGGTTCCGGAATTCGATTGGGTGTTTTCTTTGTGGGTTCAGGTTCTGTTCTTAGTAATTTAGTTTCGAAAGAATCAAAAGGAGCAGATTTTCATCTTGGAATGAAAATTCCGGTTTATGAGAAACAATTCAAAGATACCGATGGAGACGGAGTTATAGACAAAGAAGACGCTTGTAGAAAAGTAGCTGGTCCGGCAAAAAATAATGGTTGTCCTTGGCCGGATTCTGATGGAGATAAAGTTTTTGATAAAGACGATGCTTGTCCTGATGTTAAAGGTCCTGCAGAAAATAAAGGTTGCCCTTGGAAAGATACTGATGGAGATACTTTATTAGACAACGTAGATGCTTGTCCTACAATCGCTGGTCCGGTAGAAAATAAAGGTTGCCCTTGGCCGGATACTGACAATGATGGCGTTTTAGACAAAGACGATGCTTGCCCAACGGCTGCAGGTTTAGTCGAAAATAAAGGCTGTCCGGTTCTGGATGCAGACAAAGACGGCGTGCCTGATAATATTGATGATTGTCCATTAATTGTTGGTCCTGCAGATAATAAAGGATGTCCAAAAGTGACTAAAGCAACTTTAGATAAATTAAAAGTAGAAGCTAAATCGATCTTTTTCGTAACAGGAAAAGCAACTTTAAGCGATGCCAAAAAAGGAGAAACTTCAGGAAGATTAGACGCAATTAAAGAAATCCTGAAAAATTATCCGAATGCTAAATTTGCTATCAACGGACATACCGATAATGTAGGAAACCCAAAAGCAAATCAGAAATTATCTGAAGACAGAGCAAAAGTAGTAATGGACGCTTTGATTGCAAAAGGAGTAAATCCTGAGAATCTAAGTTCACAAGGATTTGGAGCTTCAAAACCAGTTGCATCAAACAAAACTGCTTCAGGAAGAGCACAAAACAGAAGAACTGAAATTGTTTATTTAGGTAATTTATAA